Proteins from a genomic interval of Quercus lobata isolate SW786 chromosome 11, ValleyOak3.0 Primary Assembly, whole genome shotgun sequence:
- the LOC115969394 gene encoding protein RALF-like 19 codes for MEVKPWLIILLLAFVVVVESSPYFHDVSSWGLTKYGSCDGAVGDCIGEENEMLMDSHHSRILRGRKKYISYGALRANSVPCGRRGHSYYNCQRRQKANPYRRGCNIITHCARITG; via the coding sequence ATGGAGGTTAAGCCTTGGCTGATAATCCTCCTCCTTGCATTCGTCGTAGTGGTTGAATCATCTCCTTATTTCCACGACGTTAGCAGCTGGGGTCTGACCAAGTATGGCTCATGCGATGGTGCAGTTGGTGACTGCATTGGAGAGGAGAATGAGATGTTGATGGATTCTCATCATAGCCGAATACTTAGAGGCCGCAAGAAGTACATTAGCTATGGAGCTCTCAGGGCAAACTCCGTCCCATGTGGCCGCCGCGGTCACTCCTACTACAACTGTCAAAGGAGGCAAAAGGCTAATCCTTACAGGCGCGGTTGCAACATCATCACACACTGTGCTAGGATCACTGGCTAA